The Methanobrevibacter millerae genome includes the window TTTATAATTCAAATGAAATAGACCATTTAACAAAAGATGAAATTTTAAGAATTTTAAGTGAAATGGAAAATTAAGGTGTTTTAAATGAATATTCCATTTTCACCACCGGATATTTCAGATTCAGAGATAGATGAAGTAATTGATACATTAAAATCCGGATGGATAACAACAGGACCAAAAACCAAAAAATTTGAAAATGACATTACCTCTTATTGTGACAGTGCAAAAACTGTATGTTTGAGTTCTGCTACTACTTCTCTAGAAATGACCCTGCGTATTTTGGGAATTGGTAAAGGAGATGAAGTTATTGTTCCCGCTTACACATATACTGCATCATGCAGTGTCATCTGTCATGTCGGAGCGACACCTGTCATTGTTGACAGTCAAAAGGATAATGTTGAAATGGACTATGACTTAATGGCTGATGCTATAAGTGAAAAGACCAAAGCTATTATTCCAGTTGATATTGCAGGGATTTTATGTGATTATGATAAAATTTTTGAAGTTGTTGAAAATAAAAAGGAATTATTCAATCCAAATTCCGATTTACAGAAAATATTTAATAGAATCATTGTCATAGCAGATTGTGCACACGGTTTCGGTGCTGAAAAGAATAATAAAAAAGCCGGTACTTTCGCTGATTTCACTTGTTTTTCATTCCATGCTGTTAAAAACTTGACTACTGCTGAAGGCGGAGCTGTTACTTGGATTAATCATGAAGGAATCGACAATGATGAGCTATATAAAAAATATCAAATCTATTCACTTCATGGCCAGACTAAGGATGCTCTTGCAAAAACTACAGGATCATGGGAATATGATATTCTAATTCCTGGATATAAATGCAACATGACAGATATTCAGGCAAGTATAGGTTTAGTACAATTGAACAGATATGATGGTCTTTTAAAAAGAAGACATGAAATCATAGCTAAATATGATGCAGCATTCAGTGAATATCCATTTATCACTCAATTCCATAAAACTGAAAATTCAATATCTTCAGGACATTTATATCTGCTTAGAATCGAAGATATTGATATGGAAAAAAGAAATGAGATTATTTCAAAGATGGGTGAGCGTGGAGTAAGTACAAATGTCCATTACAAGCCGCTGCCTTTACTGACTGCATATAAAGAATTGGGATTCGACATTGCAGATTATCCGAATGCCTATAATTTATTTTTAAACGAGATTTCTCTTCCTCTTTATTCTACATTAAGTGATGAGGCAGTTGACTATATCATTGATAATCTTTTGGAAGTAGTGAAAGATTATTTCTAATTTTTTAAAAAAGAGAATTTGGTTTAGTTTTGTGGTGTTAATAAAAAAATAAAAGAATAAAATTCTTTAATTAGAATTGTATTCTGTTTCCAGTCCAATCATCATCGTTGAATGAATCAAGTTCGTCATCTTCTTCTTTTTTAGCATTTTTTGATAAAACGATGCTTGAGATTTTTGAGTAATATAAGAAAAAGATTTCTCCTTCATCATCTGTTTCTTTTAAGTAATCTTCATTGAATTCGACAGTGCTGTCGTTTTCATTATAAAAACTATGAACTTCATTTTCACATGATAATTGGAAGTATGTAAATTCATTTTTTGTCAATTCATCTAAAAAGTCTTGTATCATACCAGGGTATTTAATTCTGTTATTTTGTTTAATGCGCATATTACTTCCTCAAAATAATTTTTAACAATTTTTGAATTTATAGAAATTCTAAATGTTATATATATTTTAATTTGTTATTCTTTAAATAATTATCCTTAGAAAAATTTAATTATAATAATTTAGCTATAATGTACTCATCTAGATAAACGAATAATATTTTAGCTTGAGTATCATTTTTAATCAGGTTTTTTATTTTTGAAGCACTTTTCACTTCGTCAATAAGAGTATAATCGCTATTTGCAACATAGCCTATTTTTTGACCATTTAAATATGCAGCTATTG containing:
- a CDS encoding DegT/DnrJ/EryC1/StrS aminotransferase family protein, whose product is MNIPFSPPDISDSEIDEVIDTLKSGWITTGPKTKKFENDITSYCDSAKTVCLSSATTSLEMTLRILGIGKGDEVIVPAYTYTASCSVICHVGATPVIVDSQKDNVEMDYDLMADAISEKTKAIIPVDIAGILCDYDKIFEVVENKKELFNPNSDLQKIFNRIIVIADCAHGFGAEKNNKKAGTFADFTCFSFHAVKNLTTAEGGAVTWINHEGIDNDELYKKYQIYSLHGQTKDALAKTTGSWEYDILIPGYKCNMTDIQASIGLVQLNRYDGLLKRRHEIIAKYDAAFSEYPFITQFHKTENSISSGHLYLLRIEDIDMEKRNEIISKMGERGVSTNVHYKPLPLLTAYKELGFDIADYPNAYNLFLNEISLPLYSTLSDEAVDYIIDNLLEVVKDYF